In one Pseudomonas marginalis genomic region, the following are encoded:
- the pgaA gene encoding poly-beta-1,6 N-acetyl-D-glucosamine export porin PgaA — protein sequence MLRNLPLSASGRLRLLVGAALCSQLLMPAFAMADPAYDALIIQARNGNFTPALTQLRQLSAERQTPGQVSDHVVIAGWAGQDAEVLKVYEAQGKHRNLSTQALATVARTYRNQRQWAQAEAVYRQALLREPNNVDLQLGLALTQADGGKAKEAVQRTRALVAAKPDDPNRRMALGYALTRAGLNYDALFEFDQAFIRAGDKPDVAREYIVALQKARLPEAALRLSAQRPGLLDPVTQRRLEGDLAAERVRMAEFATRSEKERYVIADRALADYDKLLARWTPDASAHDDVVRWRIDRLGALKARARTAEVIREYEVLKAEGVQLPTYAVRWVAASYLDQRQPEKAEPLYRQALSATDAEPDDRVEDTTALFYALQESDKAEDANEVAKGLANSQNPRVELKGLPIGNPNDAWMDAQQLSAQAGVYGGDLPGSEAGLEALVAKAPGNVGLRLAQADMYRARDLPRRAEGILKETEAQAPRDMGLEVSQAYTAMDLQEWRQLDVLTDDVLARNPDNRQVQRLSRLRDVHDMAELRVEAYTGKSFGGGNDSDAGAVAGSRDWGIESRIYTPPIDEDWRVFAGAGYAKADFSEGTGQHRWQVVGVERRTRDMTIEAEVSNHSYGDGSKQGAAVSIARDINDNWQYGGSLGYLLSTTPLRALNDGVTANGGSGFIRWRANESREWKLTLSPSHFSDGNDRFEALLSGREGLYSSPKVQVDLGLEVGASRNSKEDTVYFNPKSDFTVLPVLNINHVLYHRYETQWSQQFQVGAGTYSQRDYSTGGIGLVGYGQRFRWNDVLDAGANLSLISRPYDGDRERDLRLLVDLTYRF from the coding sequence ATGTTGCGAAACCTACCACTCAGTGCATCAGGCCGGTTGCGACTGCTCGTCGGGGCAGCCTTATGCAGCCAATTACTGATGCCCGCCTTCGCCATGGCCGATCCGGCCTATGACGCACTGATTATTCAGGCGCGCAACGGCAACTTCACCCCCGCCCTGACCCAATTGCGCCAGCTGTCTGCCGAACGCCAGACGCCAGGCCAGGTCAGCGATCATGTGGTGATCGCCGGTTGGGCCGGCCAGGACGCCGAAGTGCTGAAGGTGTACGAGGCCCAGGGTAAACATCGCAACCTCAGCACCCAGGCGCTCGCCACCGTCGCGCGTACGTATCGTAACCAGCGGCAATGGGCCCAGGCTGAGGCTGTCTATCGCCAGGCGTTGCTGCGTGAGCCGAATAATGTCGATCTGCAACTGGGCTTGGCCCTGACCCAGGCCGACGGCGGCAAGGCCAAAGAAGCCGTGCAACGCACCCGCGCGCTGGTGGCCGCCAAGCCCGATGATCCTAACCGCCGCATGGCCCTGGGCTACGCACTGACCCGCGCCGGCCTCAACTACGATGCGCTGTTTGAGTTCGACCAGGCGTTTATCCGCGCGGGCGACAAGCCTGACGTCGCCCGCGAATACATCGTCGCCCTGCAAAAGGCCCGCCTGCCGGAAGCCGCGTTGCGCCTGTCGGCCCAGCGTCCTGGCCTGCTGGACCCGGTGACCCAGCGCCGCCTGGAAGGCGACCTCGCTGCCGAGCGTGTGCGCATGGCCGAGTTCGCCACCCGCAGCGAAAAAGAACGCTACGTGATTGCCGACCGAGCCCTGGCCGATTACGACAAACTGCTCGCCCGCTGGACCCCGGACGCCAGCGCCCATGACGATGTGGTGCGCTGGCGTATCGACCGCCTGGGCGCACTCAAGGCCCGTGCGCGTACCGCTGAAGTGATCCGCGAGTACGAAGTGCTTAAGGCCGAAGGTGTGCAACTGCCGACCTACGCCGTGCGCTGGGTGGCCGCGTCCTACCTCGACCAACGCCAGCCGGAAAAAGCCGAGCCGCTGTATCGCCAGGCCCTGAGCGCCACCGACGCCGAGCCCGATGATCGGGTCGAAGACACCACCGCGCTGTTCTACGCCTTGCAGGAAAGCGATAAAGCCGAGGACGCCAACGAGGTCGCCAAGGGCCTCGCCAACAGCCAGAACCCGCGGGTCGAGCTCAAGGGCTTGCCCATCGGCAACCCCAACGACGCGTGGATGGACGCCCAGCAACTGTCGGCCCAGGCCGGCGTCTACGGCGGCGACCTGCCGGGAAGCGAAGCCGGCCTCGAAGCGCTGGTGGCGAAAGCCCCTGGCAACGTCGGCCTGCGCCTGGCCCAGGCTGACATGTACCGCGCCCGCGACCTGCCACGGCGTGCCGAAGGCATCCTGAAGGAAACCGAAGCCCAGGCCCCACGGGATATGGGCCTGGAAGTGAGCCAGGCCTACACCGCCATGGACCTGCAGGAGTGGCGCCAGCTCGACGTGCTCACCGACGATGTGCTCGCCCGCAACCCGGACAATCGCCAGGTGCAGCGCCTGAGCCGCCTGCGCGACGTGCATGACATGGCCGAGCTGCGGGTCGAGGCCTATACCGGTAAAAGTTTTGGCGGGGGCAATGACAGTGACGCGGGCGCCGTCGCGGGTAGCCGCGACTGGGGCATTGAGAGTCGGATCTACACGCCGCCCATCGACGAAGACTGGCGTGTATTCGCCGGCGCCGGGTATGCCAAGGCCGACTTCAGCGAAGGCACGGGCCAGCATCGCTGGCAGGTCGTGGGCGTGGAGCGGCGTACCCGCGACATGACCATTGAAGCCGAGGTCTCCAACCATTCCTACGGCGATGGTTCCAAACAAGGCGCCGCGGTGTCGATTGCCCGCGACATCAACGACAATTGGCAATACGGCGGCAGCCTCGGCTACCTGCTGAGCACCACGCCGCTGCGGGCGTTGAATGACGGGGTCACGGCCAACGGTGGCAGCGGCTTTATCCGCTGGCGCGCCAACGAAAGCCGCGAATGGAAACTCACCCTCAGCCCCTCCCATTTCAGCGACGGCAACGACCGCTTCGAAGCCTTGCTCAGCGGCCGCGAAGGCCTCTACAGCTCGCCGAAAGTGCAAGTGGACCTGGGCCTGGAAGTCGGCGCCAGCCGCAACAGCAAGGAAGACACGGTGTACTTCAATCCGAAGTCGGACTTTACCGTGTTGCCCGTCCTCAACATCAACCATGTGCTCTATCACCGCTACGAGACCCAGTGGAGTCAGCAGTTCCAGGTCGGTGCGGGTACGTATAGCCAGCGGGATTACTCCACCGGTGGCATCGGTCTGGTGGGCTATGGCCAACGCTTTCGCTGGAATGACGTGCTGGACGCCGGCGCCAACCTGAGCCTGATCAGCCGACCTTATGACGGGGATCGCGAACGCGATCTGCGTCTGCTCGTCGACCTCACTTACCGTTTCTAA
- the pgaB gene encoding poly-beta-1,6-N-acetyl-D-glucosamine N-deacetylase PgaB, with the protein MTFLSRCLLVLGVLLASACAQQPAPFTPPAERPTPPNEAAWPKNHFLGIAYHDVSDRDPDQAVVAVRTERLIEQLAWLRENGYQAVSVDQILAARRGGPALPPKAIMLSFDDGYSSFYTRVMPILRAYRWPALLAPVGYWIDTPMNKPVDFAGSPRPRGEFLTWQQIREVSQSGLVEIAAHTDASHTGILANPQGNLEPAATSLRYDPATGRYETQAQFDARLRADVAAISNKIQTVTGKKPRVWVWPYGAAKGTSLAIVGEQGYQMALTLEDGLDSSSDLMNSPRFLVASDPDGEHFANSIVAVQTPAPLRVLHVDLDNVYDPDPAQQARNLDQLVQRVVDMGAGTVFLQAFADPKGDGLVHELYFPNRHLPVRADLFNRVSWQLHTRAHAAVYAWMPVLSFALDPKLPRVTRWDPETGQVGTDPDQYKRLSPFDPQVRKIIGEIYEDLARNNAIDGVLYHDDAVLSDFEDASPAALKAYAANGLPGSIQALRADPAVMQRWTRFKSRYLIDFTKELTAKVHAIGGPQVQTARNIFAEPMLNPASEAWFAQNLDDFLQTYDWTAPMAMPLMEGQEYKTSNAWLEKLVATVKARPGAMERTVFELQAKDWRTKAAPDIDAVQMAEWMGVLKRQGVTSFGYYPDNFLENSPDLKTVRPALSNQWNP; encoded by the coding sequence ATGACCTTCCTCAGCCGTTGCTTGTTGGTTCTGGGCGTATTGCTGGCCAGTGCCTGCGCCCAGCAACCCGCACCTTTCACTCCCCCCGCCGAGCGGCCGACACCGCCCAACGAAGCGGCGTGGCCGAAAAACCACTTCCTGGGCATTGCCTACCATGACGTGTCGGACCGCGATCCTGACCAGGCCGTGGTGGCGGTGCGCACCGAGCGATTGATCGAACAGTTGGCCTGGCTGCGGGAGAACGGCTATCAGGCGGTCAGCGTTGACCAAATCCTGGCCGCCCGCCGTGGCGGCCCCGCGTTGCCGCCCAAAGCCATCATGCTCAGCTTCGATGACGGCTATTCGAGCTTCTATACCCGCGTGATGCCGATCCTGCGCGCCTATCGCTGGCCGGCCTTGCTGGCGCCGGTGGGCTACTGGATCGACACGCCGATGAACAAACCGGTGGACTTCGCCGGCTCGCCACGGCCGCGCGGCGAGTTCCTTACCTGGCAGCAGATCCGCGAAGTGTCGCAATCGGGCCTGGTGGAAATCGCCGCGCACACCGACGCCAGCCACACCGGGATCCTGGCCAACCCCCAGGGCAACCTCGAGCCGGCGGCGACCTCGCTGCGCTATGACCCGGCCACGGGCCGCTATGAAACCCAGGCGCAGTTCGATGCGCGGCTGCGTGCGGATGTCGCGGCGATCTCCAACAAGATCCAAACCGTGACCGGCAAGAAACCACGGGTATGGGTGTGGCCGTACGGCGCCGCCAAGGGCACCTCGCTGGCGATCGTCGGCGAGCAGGGCTACCAGATGGCCCTGACCCTGGAAGACGGCCTCGACAGCTCCAGTGACCTGATGAACAGCCCGCGCTTCCTGGTGGCCTCCGACCCGGACGGCGAGCATTTCGCCAACAGCATCGTCGCCGTGCAAACCCCGGCACCGCTGCGGGTGCTGCATGTGGACCTGGACAACGTCTACGACCCGGACCCGGCCCAGCAGGCGCGCAACCTCGACCAACTGGTGCAGCGCGTGGTGGACATGGGCGCCGGTACGGTGTTCCTGCAAGCCTTCGCCGACCCCAAGGGGGATGGCCTGGTGCACGAACTGTACTTCCCCAACCGTCACTTGCCGGTGCGCGCCGACCTGTTCAACCGCGTCTCCTGGCAGTTGCACACCCGTGCCCATGCCGCCGTGTACGCGTGGATGCCGGTGTTGAGTTTTGCCCTCGATCCCAAGCTGCCCCGCGTGACGCGCTGGGACCCGGAAACCGGTCAGGTCGGCACCGACCCGGACCAATATAAACGCCTGTCGCCGTTCGACCCGCAGGTGCGCAAGATCATTGGCGAGATCTATGAAGACCTGGCGCGCAACAATGCCATCGACGGCGTGCTGTACCACGACGACGCAGTGCTCTCTGACTTCGAAGACGCCAGCCCCGCCGCGCTCAAGGCCTATGCCGCCAACGGCCTGCCGGGCAGCATCCAGGCCCTGCGCGCCGACCCGGCCGTGATGCAGCGCTGGACGCGCTTCAAGAGCCGCTACCTGATCGACTTCACCAAAGAGCTGACCGCCAAGGTCCACGCCATCGGTGGGCCGCAGGTGCAGACCGCGCGCAATATCTTCGCCGAGCCGATGCTCAACCCGGCGAGCGAGGCCTGGTTCGCCCAGAACCTCGATGATTTCCTCCAGACCTATGACTGGACCGCGCCGATGGCCATGCCGCTGATGGAAGGCCAGGAGTACAAGACCTCCAATGCCTGGCTGGAGAAGCTGGTGGCGACGGTCAAGGCGCGTCCCGGCGCGATGGAGCGCACGGTATTCGAACTGCAGGCCAAAGACTGGCGCACCAAGGCCGCGCCGGATATCGACGCTGTGCAGATGGCTGAATGGATGGGTGTGCTCAAGCGCCAGGGTGTCACGAGTTTTGGCTACTACCCGGACAACTTCCTGGAAAATTCCCCGGACCTGAAGACTGTGCGTCCGGCCCTTTCCAACCAATGGAACCCTTGA
- the pgaC gene encoding poly-beta-1,6-N-acetyl-D-glucosamine synthase, with translation MFDRILALFVLALVLGVPLGLIFLVTGQFLMDFVFFYPLFMSALWIAGGLYFWLHWERHWPWEEDTPAPTLAGNPLISIIIPCYNEGDNAADTIHAALGQLYPNIEVIAVNDGSKDNTAAVLDALALEHPRLRVLHLAQNQGKAVALRMGAVASRSEYLVCIDGDALLDKNAAAYMVAPMLDNPRLGAVTGNPRIRTRSTLIGRVQVGEFSSIIGLIKRTQRVFGRIFTVSGVVVAFRKKALDRIDYWSTDMITEDIDVSWKLQLDHWSIFYEPRALCWILMPETVGGLWKQRLRWAQGGAEVLFKNIRGIWQWRHRYLWPLLFEYCLSTGWAFTFLLSVIFWGLGKFIVLPPAITVDSLVPPAFTGLVLAMVCLVQFAVSILIDRRYEKDLWKTLFWTVWYPMVFWLVSLFTTLVSFPKVLFNQHQKRARWVSPDRGIKPVEEEA, from the coding sequence ATGTTCGACAGAATCCTGGCTTTATTCGTGCTGGCACTGGTATTAGGCGTGCCCCTGGGCCTGATCTTCCTGGTCACCGGGCAGTTCCTGATGGACTTCGTGTTTTTCTACCCGCTGTTCATGTCAGCGTTGTGGATCGCCGGCGGCTTGTACTTCTGGCTGCACTGGGAGCGCCACTGGCCCTGGGAAGAAGACACCCCGGCGCCAACCCTGGCCGGCAACCCGCTGATCTCGATCATCATCCCTTGCTACAACGAGGGCGATAACGCCGCCGACACCATCCATGCGGCGCTGGGCCAGCTGTACCCGAACATCGAAGTGATCGCGGTCAACGACGGTTCCAAGGACAACACCGCCGCCGTCCTCGACGCCCTGGCGCTGGAACATCCGCGCCTGCGCGTGCTGCACCTGGCGCAGAACCAGGGCAAGGCCGTGGCCTTGCGCATGGGTGCGGTGGCCTCGCGCAGCGAATACCTGGTGTGCATCGACGGCGATGCGCTGCTGGATAAAAACGCGGCGGCCTACATGGTTGCACCGATGCTCGACAACCCGCGCCTGGGCGCCGTCACCGGCAACCCACGCATCCGCACACGCTCGACCTTGATCGGCCGCGTGCAGGTGGGCGAGTTCTCCTCGATCATCGGCTTGATCAAGCGCACCCAGCGCGTGTTCGGGCGGATCTTCACGGTGTCGGGTGTGGTGGTGGCGTTCCGTAAAAAGGCGCTGGACCGCATCGACTACTGGAGCACCGACATGATCACCGAGGACATCGATGTCAGTTGGAAGCTGCAGCTTGATCACTGGAGCATCTTCTACGAGCCGCGCGCGCTGTGCTGGATCCTGATGCCCGAAACCGTCGGTGGCCTGTGGAAACAGCGCCTGCGCTGGGCCCAGGGCGGTGCCGAAGTGCTGTTCAAGAATATCCGTGGCATCTGGCAATGGCGCCATCGCTACCTGTGGCCGCTGCTGTTCGAATACTGCCTGTCCACCGGTTGGGCCTTCACCTTCCTGCTTTCGGTGATTTTCTGGGGCCTGGGCAAATTCATCGTGCTGCCGCCGGCAATCACGGTGGACTCCCTGGTCCCGCCGGCCTTTACCGGCCTGGTGCTGGCGATGGTGTGTTTGGTGCAGTTTGCGGTGAGCATCCTGATCGACCGCCGCTACGAGAAAGACCTGTGGAAAACCCTGTTCTGGACCGTGTGGTACCCGATGGTGTTCTGGCTGGTCAGCCTGTTCACCACCCTGGTCAGTTTCCCCAAGGTGCTGTTCAACCAGCACCAGAAGCGCGCGCGCTGGGTCAGCCCGGATCGCGGTATCAAACCTGTTGAAGAGGAGGCCTGA
- a CDS encoding YdgA family protein encodes MNKPAVVLLGLVVAVGVVSAGGAWYTGKQLEPVLQTAIQNANKELQTSMAGVDGTVALELVSLERGVFSSTAHYRLKGQGSVFGEENPNPELLFVDHIEHGPLPFSRLVTLKWLPVMATSHYELEKNPTTEKWFAAAKDVSPLKGVANIGYSRSVNGNIELLPLTFKDDTSSVNFSGANLNFDSTAEGQKVKADGFMNSLKIAAVDAKGDAFEAELAGLTIASNLEKSTFGFYTGQNTVELTDSTFTFGPQKAVLTVKGFEQKDSSETKDNNLAGRVDYKIDEIGYQGKPVGSAAMALSMKNVDIPAMLVLTKLYQDKMQPVQAAAAAGQPAPELQLTEAEQALAEANVNQVLAAKPQIAVENLSLKTTHGESKFNLLVDLAKPASMELPPVELGKQMIALLDANLTLSKPMIGDVAALQAQLGGVSDAKAIEQQSQMAAEMVSGMAVGTQLATLVGSDVVSKLHYANNEVTFNGQKMTVEQFIGFVMAKVGAVSGAQ; translated from the coding sequence ATGAATAAGCCAGCAGTCGTTCTTTTGGGTTTAGTTGTCGCCGTAGGCGTCGTCAGTGCAGGCGGCGCCTGGTACACCGGTAAACAACTGGAACCGGTGCTGCAAACCGCGATCCAGAACGCCAACAAGGAACTGCAGACCTCCATGGCCGGCGTCGATGGCACCGTGGCCCTGGAGCTGGTGTCCCTGGAGCGTGGCGTGTTCAGCAGCACCGCGCACTACCGCCTGAAGGGCCAAGGCTCGGTGTTCGGCGAAGAAAACCCCAATCCCGAATTGCTCTTCGTCGACCATATCGAACACGGCCCGCTGCCGTTCTCGCGCCTGGTGACGCTCAAATGGCTGCCGGTCATGGCCACCAGTCACTATGAGCTGGAAAAGAACCCCACCACCGAGAAGTGGTTCGCCGCCGCCAAAGACGTGTCGCCGCTCAAGGGCGTGGCCAATATCGGCTACAGCCGCTCGGTCAACGGCAACATCGAATTGCTGCCCCTGACGTTCAAGGACGACACGTCTTCGGTGAACTTCTCCGGCGCCAACCTGAATTTCGACAGCACCGCCGAAGGCCAGAAGGTCAAGGCCGACGGCTTCATGAACAGCCTCAAGATCGCAGCGGTAGATGCCAAGGGCGACGCCTTCGAGGCCGAACTGGCTGGCCTGACCATCGCCAGCAACCTGGAAAAATCCACCTTTGGCTTCTACACCGGGCAAAACACCGTTGAGCTGACCGACAGCACGTTCACCTTCGGCCCGCAGAAAGCCGTGCTGACGGTCAAAGGCTTCGAGCAGAAAGACTCCAGCGAAACCAAGGACAACAACCTGGCCGGCCGTGTCGACTACAAGATCGACGAGATCGGTTACCAGGGCAAACCCGTGGGTTCGGCGGCCATGGCCCTGAGCATGAAGAACGTCGACATCCCGGCCATGCTGGTGTTGACCAAGCTGTACCAGGACAAAATGCAGCCGGTGCAAGCCGCTGCCGCAGCGGGCCAGCCCGCGCCTGAGCTGCAATTGACCGAAGCCGAGCAAGCCCTGGCCGAAGCGAACGTCAACCAGGTACTGGCCGCCAAGCCGCAGATCGCCGTGGAAAACCTGTCCCTGAAAACCACCCATGGCGAAAGCAAGTTCAACCTGCTGGTGGACCTGGCCAAGCCAGCGTCCATGGAGCTGCCGCCGGTTGAGCTGGGCAAGCAGATGATTGCATTGCTGGATGCCAACCTGACCTTGTCCAAGCCGATGATCGGTGACGTTGCCGCCCTGCAAGCGCAACTCGGTGGCGTGAGCGACGCGAAAGCCATCGAGCAGCAGTCCCAAATGGCCGCTGAGATGGTCAGCGGCATGGCGGTCGGTACTCAGTTGGCGACCCTGGTCGGCAGCGACGTGGTGTCCAAGTTGCACTACGCCAACAATGAAGTGACCTTCAACGGCCAGAAGATGACCGTCGAGCAATTCATTGGTTTTGTGATGGCCAAGGTCGGCGCGGTCAGCGGCGCACAGTAA
- a CDS encoding ShlB/FhaC/HecB family hemolysin secretion/activation protein: MSFLLPRTRYLLCTLLLAYLSGNSALAAPTPGDQDLIRDRQNRLLEEQRRRLEELQDLPGKSNQPQAPAQPADTRCFPIQDIELKGADSLSAADRNRLLKPYIGQCLGVTQLNELLKVITDYYIAKGRVTSRAYLPQQDLSSGHLQVLVVEGKLEGLKGAQGSTVTDRELAMAFPGKVGEALNLREVEQLVDQLSRLPSKQAQMELTPGTQIGGSEVLVKNQPQKPWRASLSRNNDGQKSTGEQQWGAGLEWDSPLGLADQLILRGGHDAISDHQKTSKNSMLYYNVPWGWWNFSYTYSESDYRTPGSVDDFKYKQWGDSQNHQLRAERVVHRDDVSKTSVNVGLTHLRTNNYINDTRLGVSSNRLSEFQVGISHGRRIGSAFVNLDVGMQNGIGAFDAQKDEQTRIRGNLTPTPRYRKYTATLSYLQPFTLWGESLSFSSLATGQRSEDVLYAPQRMSLGGSYSVRGFKDQQLNGDSGGYWRNEVRWARPVTLDWMRPAFAEYGASVGYDQGVIRNDRYNDDQHGRVSSNSLELFARGKHVSTSVTFAHSLERPGVVTEREAPIYFRLDFFL, from the coding sequence ATGTCTTTTTTATTGCCACGGACTCGGTATTTGCTATGCACTTTGCTGCTTGCTTATTTGAGCGGCAACAGTGCCTTGGCCGCCCCTACGCCGGGGGATCAGGACCTTATCCGCGACCGCCAGAACCGGCTTCTCGAAGAGCAGCGTCGGCGCCTGGAAGAGCTCCAGGACCTGCCCGGCAAGAGCAATCAGCCACAGGCCCCGGCACAGCCTGCTGACACCCGCTGCTTCCCCATCCAGGACATCGAACTCAAGGGCGCCGACAGCCTCTCCGCAGCCGACCGTAACCGCCTGCTCAAACCCTATATCGGCCAATGCCTGGGCGTTACGCAGCTCAATGAACTGCTCAAGGTCATCACCGATTACTACATTGCCAAGGGCCGCGTCACCAGCCGGGCCTACCTGCCGCAACAGGACCTTTCCAGCGGCCACCTGCAAGTGCTGGTGGTCGAAGGCAAACTCGAAGGCCTGAAGGGCGCCCAGGGCAGCACGGTCACCGACCGCGAGCTGGCCATGGCGTTTCCCGGCAAGGTTGGCGAGGCCCTCAACCTGCGCGAAGTCGAGCAACTGGTGGATCAACTGAGCCGCCTGCCGTCCAAGCAGGCGCAAATGGAACTGACCCCCGGCACCCAGATCGGCGGCAGCGAAGTGCTGGTCAAAAACCAGCCGCAAAAACCCTGGCGCGCCAGCCTGTCGCGCAACAACGACGGCCAGAAAAGTACCGGCGAACAGCAGTGGGGCGCTGGCCTGGAATGGGACAGCCCGCTGGGCCTGGCCGACCAACTGATCCTGCGCGGCGGCCACGATGCCATCAGCGACCACCAGAAAACCTCGAAAAACAGCATGCTCTACTACAACGTGCCGTGGGGCTGGTGGAACTTCAGTTACACCTACAGTGAAAGCGATTACCGCACGCCGGGCAGCGTCGATGACTTCAAATACAAGCAATGGGGCGACAGCCAGAATCACCAGCTGCGCGCCGAGCGTGTGGTGCATCGCGATGACGTGAGCAAGACGTCGGTCAATGTCGGCCTCACTCATTTGCGCACCAACAACTACATCAACGACACACGCCTGGGCGTCAGCAGCAACCGCCTCAGCGAATTCCAGGTGGGTATCAGCCACGGGCGCCGTATCGGCAGCGCGTTCGTCAACCTTGATGTGGGCATGCAAAACGGTATCGGTGCCTTCGATGCGCAAAAGGATGAGCAGACCCGTATCCGCGGCAACCTCACGCCCACGCCGCGCTACCGCAAATACACCGCCACCCTGAGCTACCTGCAGCCGTTCACGCTGTGGGGCGAGTCATTGAGTTTTTCCAGCCTGGCCACCGGGCAGCGCAGTGAAGACGTGCTGTACGCGCCGCAACGCATGAGTCTTGGCGGCTCGTACTCGGTGCGGGGTTTCAAGGACCAGCAGTTGAACGGCGACAGCGGCGGCTACTGGCGCAACGAAGTGCGTTGGGCGCGCCCGGTGACCCTCGACTGGATGCGCCCGGCCTTCGCCGAGTACGGCGCCAGCGTCGGCTACGACCAGGGCGTGATTCGCAACGATCGCTACAACGATGACCAGCACGGCCGGGTATCGAGTAACTCCCTGGAGCTGTTTGCCCGTGGCAAGCACGTCAGCACCAGCGTGACGTTTGCCCATTCGCTGGAAAGGCCTGGCGTCGTGACCGAGCGCGAAGCGCCGATTTATTTCCGCCTGGATTTCTTCCTGTAA
- the pgaD gene encoding poly-beta-1,6-N-acetyl-D-glucosamine biosynthesis protein PgaD gives MKLVRTRQSTVMWIIDVILTLMAWAGLVWLLARGVTSMLETHGGPRIEAPIFAALNTLQVYLWIALFNAVILVTWARYQQRKGRKFAQRRAEAKALTDKNLSESFSLAEGDLEQLRRPGVLVIHNDEDGGVSEVKAHVSRDVEKPGLTLVPGAPQNKDAS, from the coding sequence ATGAAACTGGTCAGAACTCGCCAAAGTACCGTGATGTGGATCATCGACGTGATCCTGACCTTGATGGCCTGGGCCGGACTGGTCTGGCTGCTGGCGCGCGGGGTCACTTCGATGCTTGAAACCCACGGCGGCCCGCGTATCGAGGCGCCGATTTTCGCGGCGCTCAATACCTTGCAGGTCTACCTGTGGATCGCACTGTTCAACGCGGTGATCCTGGTCACCTGGGCACGCTACCAGCAACGCAAGGGGCGCAAGTTTGCCCAGCGCCGCGCCGAAGCCAAGGCTCTCACCGACAAGAACCTGAGCGAGAGCTTCAGCCTCGCCGAGGGTGACCTGGAGCAACTGCGCCGACCGGGCGTACTGGTGATCCACAACGACGAAGACGGCGGCGTGTCGGAAGTCAAAGCCCACGTCTCCCGCGACGTGGAAAAACCAGGCTTGACCCTCGTGCCTGGCGCGCCTCAGAACAAAGACGCCAGCTAG